The bacterium genome has a window encoding:
- a CDS encoding substrate-binding domain-containing protein produces the protein MKAQGTRIGIILFLLLAWLAAPGPTACMGGQAELILATTTSTQDSGLLDVLVSSFEARTGIFVKTIAVGSGQAMALGRRGEADVLLVHSPEEELTFMEQGFGLRRRPVMYNDFILVGPPRDPARVKEAASVKQALSSIASRAHPFLSRGDRSGTHVKEMSLWSQAGVNPQGAKWYQETGQGMGQTLMVASEKEAYTLSDRGTFLALSSRLSLDILFQGDSSLRNEYHVIEINPAKFPRVNATSARLFSDFLVSKEAQDLIGTFGLARYGQPLFFIMGGPDQMPR, from the coding sequence TCATTCTCTTTTTGTTGCTTGCTTGGCTTGCAGCCCCAGGTCCCACAGCCTGCATGGGGGGGCAGGCTGAGCTGATTTTGGCCACCACTACCAGTACCCAGGATTCGGGCCTACTGGATGTGTTGGTATCATCTTTTGAGGCCAGGACAGGGATTTTCGTCAAGACCATAGCTGTGGGCTCTGGCCAGGCCATGGCTCTGGGAAGAAGGGGGGAAGCCGATGTGCTGCTGGTGCACAGCCCTGAGGAAGAACTAACCTTCATGGAGCAAGGCTTTGGTTTGAGGCGCAGGCCTGTGATGTATAATGATTTTATTTTGGTAGGCCCTCCAAGGGATCCGGCACGTGTTAAAGAAGCGGCCTCGGTGAAACAAGCCTTGAGCTCAATAGCTTCCCGAGCCCATCCGTTTCTTTCAAGAGGGGATAGATCAGGCACTCACGTGAAAGAGATGTCTCTGTGGTCCCAGGCTGGTGTGAACCCACAAGGAGCCAAATGGTATCAGGAAACAGGTCAGGGTATGGGCCAGACTCTGATGGTGGCATCCGAAAAAGAAGCTTATACCCTCTCAGACAGGGGCACTTTTCTGGCTTTGAGTTCAAGGCTTTCTTTGGATATTCTCTTCCAAGGAGACTCCAGCCTTAGAAACGAATACCACGTGATAGAGATAAACCCGGCAAAGTTCCCCAGAGTAAATGCAACTTCAGCCAGACTTTTTTCGGATTTCCTGGTTTCCAAGGAAGCTCAGGACTTGATAGGAACCTTTGGCCTGGCGCGCTACGGCCAACCCCTGTTTTTTATCATG